One segment of Triticum aestivum cultivar Chinese Spring chromosome 2A, IWGSC CS RefSeq v2.1, whole genome shotgun sequence DNA contains the following:
- the LOC123184742 gene encoding uncharacterized protein isoform X1 produces MSRERKKAAAALQEKMQILRSITHSHALSNPSIVMDASEYIKGLKQKIARLNQEIAREEDAHSHKQNSFPTVSVEALGHGFLVNVSSDKSCPGLLVAVLEAFEELGLTVLQATASCADTFRLEAVGGGEVRTTRRRVWMRMSSGGRCSTPSPTAARSKGISS; encoded by the exons ATGTCAAGGGAGCGCAAGAAGGCAGCAGCTGCTCTACAGGAGAAGATGCAGATTCTGCGCTCCATCACTCACTCCCACGCG CTGAGCAATCCTTCCATAGTCATGGACGCGTCGGAGTACATCAAGGGGCTGAAGCAGAAGATCGCGAGGCTCAACCAGGAGATCGCACGCGAGGAAGACGCGCACTCGCACAAGCAGAACTCTTTCCCCACG GTGAGCGTGGAAGCCCTAGGGCATGGGTTCCTCGTGAACGTGTCCTCCGACAAGAGCTGCCCCGGGCTGCTCGTCGCCGTGCTGGAGGCGTTCGAGGAGCTGGGCCTCACCGTGCTCCAGGCCACGGCGTCCTGCGCCGATACGTTCCGCCTCGAGGCCGTCGGAGGAGGAGAGGTACGTAC AACCAGGCGGCGAGTGTGGATGAGGATGTCATCAGGCGGGCGGTGCAGCACGCCATCACCAACTGCGGCGCGGAGCAAGGGGATCAGTAGCTAG
- the LOC123184742 gene encoding uncharacterized protein isoform X2: protein MSRERKKAAAALQEKMQILRSITHSHALSNPSIVMDASEYIKGLKQKIARLNQEIAREEDAHSHKQNSFPTVSVEALGHGFLVNVSSDKSCPGLLVAVLEAFEELGLTVLQATASCADTFRLEAVGGGENQAASVDEDVIRRAVQHAITNCGAEQGDQ from the exons ATGTCAAGGGAGCGCAAGAAGGCAGCAGCTGCTCTACAGGAGAAGATGCAGATTCTGCGCTCCATCACTCACTCCCACGCG CTGAGCAATCCTTCCATAGTCATGGACGCGTCGGAGTACATCAAGGGGCTGAAGCAGAAGATCGCGAGGCTCAACCAGGAGATCGCACGCGAGGAAGACGCGCACTCGCACAAGCAGAACTCTTTCCCCACG GTGAGCGTGGAAGCCCTAGGGCATGGGTTCCTCGTGAACGTGTCCTCCGACAAGAGCTGCCCCGGGCTGCTCGTCGCCGTGCTGGAGGCGTTCGAGGAGCTGGGCCTCACCGTGCTCCAGGCCACGGCGTCCTGCGCCGATACGTTCCGCCTCGAGGCCGTCGGAGGAGGAGAG AACCAGGCGGCGAGTGTGGATGAGGATGTCATCAGGCGGGCGGTGCAGCACGCCATCACCAACTGCGGCGCGGAGCAAGGGGATCAGTAG